GGTGTTTTCACATGGATGGCCATCTCGCTGACTCGCAAATCCGGCGGCGATCCGTGGCGACTGCTGATCTTTTACGGGCTGCTGACGGTCCTGTTTTCGGCCGTTCTGAACAACGTCACGGCAATGATCATTATTGGATCGCTGACGACGGTATCCCTGAAGAAACTTAACCGTACCGAATTGCTGCTTGGCTTTCTGGTGACCGAAGGTTTGCTCACCAACGTCGGCGGACTACTCACATTGATCAGCAGTGTGCCGAACATCATTGTGGGGAAGACGGCGGGCATCAGCTTTGCCAAATTCTTCTTCGTGGCGGCTCCGTATGTGGTCGTGGCAACCGCCGTGACTCTGCTGATGGCCAAGTGGAAGTTCGGCATCAAAGCTCTGAAGTCTGAAGAAGACAAACTGGAAGCGCGTCGGCTTGTCGATAGTTTCGATCCGACAGAGAGCATTCCCACGAAGCGGTTTTTCTGGTTCTCGGTGGGAGCTCTGGTGTGTTTTATCGCCTGCCTTGCCGGACAGTCAGCGCTTCCGTTCGGGCTCGACAAATTAGAAATGGGCTTTATTGCACTGTTCTTCGCCGGCGTGGTTTTGATCGCTTATAAGAACGAGGTCGATAAGTTTTACTCCGCCGTCGATTGGGACCTGCTGGCTTTTTTCGCGTCGTTGTTTGTCGTGATTCACGTCATGGAAAACGCGCGGGTGCTTGACGTGATTGGGCAGGGGATTGCCGCCTTGTTACGTTTGCCGGACCCTGTGAATTCTGCTGTGCTGTTAAGCAGTTCGGCAGTGGCCAGTTCTGTGACAGACAACATTCCGTTGGCTGCCATGCTGGCTCAAATTCTGGCCGCGCTTGAAACCGATCCGGCGTCGCCGTTCTGGTGGTGCGTGATTTTTGGTTCCAACCTGGGCGGCAACATCACTCCGATTGGAAGCGCCTCAACAGTGGTCGCAATGACCATTATTCATCGACAACAACTGGATCTCACGTTCTTCGGGTTCGTCAAGTTGGCCACCCCATTTGCTGTCGTGCAGATCATTCTGGCGACCGTTTACGTTCTGATCGCAATCTGATTTATGCTGCCAGATTCACGACAACTTCGCGACATTCTGGCAACATTTCTGCCGGACCCCGACGCGTTGAATTCCGCCGTCAACGCGATCACCAGCGCCACGACCGCGGAAGTCCCCGGCGCAGCTGTGGATATTGATCGAGCGTCCCGGTGCGGATTTCCGGAGGTCGTGTACGGCGAAGGCAAACCGGCCGAATTGATTGTTGAGATTCTCCAGCGTCAAGCCGCCGCTGGACAAGCCGGATTTGTGACTCGCGTTTCGCCGGAGCAGGCGGCCGTCGTTCAGCAGGCGTTCCCCAATGTCCACTACAATCACGTCGCCAGAACGCTGACGATGAAGAATGTTTCGGCGCCTGGTGTTTCCGACGCGGAACCTGCCGTGGCCGTCATCAGCGCCGGAAGTTGCGATGCAGCGGTGGCTCAGGAATCTCTGGAAACCCTGCGCTGGATGGATGTGCCGGCGGTGCTGATCGAAGACGTCGGCGTGGCTGGACCTCAACGGCTGATCAAACATGTTCCGCTGCTTCAGCGGATGTCGGCGATCGTTTGCGTGGCGGGAATGGAAGCCGCGCTGCCATCTGTCGTAGGCGGCTATGTGAGCTGCCCGATTATTGGCGTGCCGACATCGGTGGGCTACGGTGCGTCGTTCGGCGGCGTAACGGCGCTGCTGTCGATGTTGACCTGTTGCGCATCGAACGTTGTCGCGGTGAATATCGACGGTGGTTTTCGAGGCGGCTATGTGGCAGGAATGATCGCCACGCGCGCTGCCAGTTCCCGGGACGACGACTGAGTGCTATGGCGGACGTGCATTCTCAAGAGCAGCGATCCTTCAACATGTCGCGAATCCGCGGGAAGGACACGAAGCCTGAGATGATTGTGCGTTCACTCGTGCATCGAATGGGTTTCCGCTTTCGGCTGCACAGAAAAGATCTGCCCGGCAAGCCCGACCTTGTGCTGCCTCGGCTGCAAAAAGTCATTCAGGTACACGGCTGCTTCTGGCACATGCATCGGTGCAGATACGGTAAGGTCGTTCCGAAAACGAATGCGGAATTCTGGCAGGCAAAGCGCCAAGGCAACGTTGATCGGGATCGTCGCAATCAACGGCTGCTGAAACGTCAGGGGTGGGATCAGCTGGTGATTTGGGAATGCTGGACTCGCGAACCTGCTTCGAAAGTGGTTCCGCGGTTAGAAAAATTCCTGCGCTGCGATTGAAAGTGGGACCGCTGTACGACCTGCAACTGGGGGCTCCCAGGCCGGAAAAATCGCTGCAACCTTGCTAATCGGGCAATGTGTAAACTGCAGACGACACTCGCCTTATGTAATTTCTGGCAATCTGAGGCAAGTCTTCCGTCCGGTCACTGGCAGGTTTCTTTTTCCCCATCGGCATGCATAATACGGCGATGTGCGGCCAATTCTGTGGGTTAGATTTGCATGACAGATGCATGATGTCGCCATCGGGAGAATGAATTGAGTAACGAATACAACACACCCGACGAAGCCGCGCCGGAAAAAACGGCCGCCGCGAAAATGCGCGAACGCCCTCAGTGCGTCTACGTTATCGATGACGAGATTCAGGTGCTGGACGTAATCGCCCTGCAGCTAAACGCGGCCGGCTACAATGTGCGCACGTTCTCACGGGCGATTGAGTTTCTGGAAGCGTTGCACGAACTGGAATCCGGCGTTGTGCTGTCCGACCAGCGAATGCCTGAGCTTAACGGGTTGCAGGTGCAGCAGCAGTTGCAGCCATTCGGTCACAAGTTCTCTCTGATTCTGTTGTCAGGCTACCCGGAAACCAGCGTCGCCGTCACCGCCATGAAGCAGGGTGCGGTCACAGTGCTGGATAAGCCGTACAACAAGGACCAGTTGCTGGCGTCACTGAAAGATGCCTTTGCCGTCCTGAATCGAGCGTCCAGCGATGAACAGGGACTGCCTCCCATGTTGGCCCAAGGCGAACGTTATCTCGACCGACTTTCGATGCGTGAACGGCAGGTGGTCGATCTGGTTTACGAAGGCGAAACCAATAAGTCGATCGGCATTCGCCTGGGGATCAGCATTAAGACGGTGGAAAAACACCGGGGTAAAGCGATGCGGAAAATGGAAGTCTCCAGCCTCGCAGAATTGATCCGCCTGATGGACCGGGAACTCCGCGGGTCAAGTAACCCGTAGCTGATTCGCTGATCCGTCAAACCAACTGTTTTGGTCGAGTCTGACGCTGGTGCAGCGCGGCTCCGATAAAGCCGGTAAACAGTGGATGCGGCTTGTTGGGTTGAGACTTGAATTCCGGATGATATTGCACGGCCACGTACCACGGATGGTCGGTGACTTCAACAATTTCCACAAGGCCGCCATCCGGACTGGTTCCTACTGGCGCCATGCCCGCGTGGATGTACTGTTCGCGATACTGCGGGTTGAATTCATACCGGTGTCGGTGACGTTCGTTGATTTCCACCGTGCCGTAGGCCTGTAACGAGTTGGAACCTTCGGCCAGCACGCACGGCTGACTGCCCAGCCGCATGGTGCCTCCTTTTTCGACCATGCCAACCTGTTCTTCCAGCAGGCAAATGACGGGGTGTTGAGTGTCGCCGTCGAATTCGCTGCTGTTCGCGTCCTGCAGGCCCATCACGTTGCGTGCGAATTCAATCACGGCAACCTGCATGCCCAGGCAAATGCCAAAGTACGGTACGTTGTTCTCACGAGCGTACCGTGCCGCCTGAATTTTTCCTTCGACGCCTCGCATGCCGAACCCGCCAGGGATCAACACGCCATCCACGCCTTTCAGCAAAGCTTCAGCGCCCTGACGTTCCAGGTCTTCCGCTTCGATACGCTTGGCGATGATGCGAGTTGAATGCTGAAATCCGGCATGGTCCAGTGATTCGTAAATCGATTTGTAGGCGTCGCGGTGCTCGATGTACTTCCCAACGACGGCGATCGTTACTTCGTGCCGCGGGTTGCGAATGCGATGAATCAATTCGCGATAATCGTCCAGCTGTAGCTGGCCCGCTTCCATGCCCAGCTTCTCGATGATCAATTCGTCCAGCTTGTGTTCGACAAGGCCCATGGGCACTTCGTATATGGAATACTCCTTGTCGACTTCTTCGATCACGGCTCGCTTTTCGACATTGCAAAACAAGGCGATCTTGTCGGTATGTTCGCGGCCGATCGGTCGTTCTGTACGACAGACCAGAATGTCCGGCTGAATGCCGATCGTGCGAAGTTGCTGCACGCTGTGCTGAGTCGGCTTGGTCTTGGCTTCGCGAGCGGCCTTCAGATACGGCACCAGCGTGAGGTGAATGAACAGGCATTTCTCTTTGCCGATGTCCAGCGGGATCTGACGGATGGCTTCCAGAAATGGCAAGCCTTCGATGTCGCCAATTGTGCCGCCGAGTTCCGTGATCACGACATCGACATCCGGAGCAGCCAGACGACGGATGCTCGCTTTGATTTCGTCCGTGATGTGGGGCACCACCTGTACGGTGCGGCCCAGGTATTCGCCGCGGCGTTCTTTTTCGATTACCGTCTGGTAGATCTGACCGGTGGTGTAGTTGGAGTCGCGATTCAGTGGGCTGGACGTGAATCGTTCGTAATGGCCGAGGTCCAGATCGGTCTCAGAACCATCATCCAGCACATACACTTCGCCGTGCTGATAGGGGCTCATCGTACCTGGATCGACGTTAATATACGGGTCCAGCTTCTGCATCCGGACGGTCAGGCCACGACGTTCCAGCAACATGCCGATGGATGCGGACGTCAGTCCTTTTCCAAGCGAACTGACAACTCCACCCGTAACAAAAATATGCCGCGTCATTGACGATCCTTCAGTGATAAATAGCGAGGCCGCATTAAAACGGCATCCCCTCCGGACCTCAACAGGCCCGATTCGCAATCCTTCAGAACTCCGGAATTAATCAGAATTCAAAGCGCGACTGACGGATTCCAGCAGGACCTCCATAGCGAAGGGCTTTCGCAGATAATCGACAACGCCCAGCATTTCCGCATATGCCTTGTGCCGACTGCCTTCGTTCGCCGTCATCATGATGACCTTGGGCCGCTTGTCCAGATCGTTGATGAATTCCAGAACCGGGAATCCCCCCATGCGAGGCATCATCATGTCGGTCAGCACAAGATCGGGCTCGGAAGACATGATCAATTTACGACCATCGTTGCCATTCGTTGCGGCAGACACGTCGTACCCGGCTGATTTCAACACGGTCTGCACAGTGTTTGAGATCTCTCGATCATCTTCAATCACCACAATTTTCTTTGCGCTCACAAAGCACCTCGGGGTTTACTACGCAATCGGCGGTTAGGCATCAAGTCGGAAGGAGTCCGGCGGGACCAGATACTACTCGATGCCCCAGACGAAGTAAAAGGTGCGGACCTGCGGGCACATGCCACGGCTCAGCACCGCCTTGATCGTCGGCAATTTTCGTGCCACCGTCAGGCAAGACCATGCAACGCCCCGGATTTGCTAAACAGTCGGTCGACTTTCTCAGTGACCTTAGGGTCGCATTCCAGCGGTGGTGCCATGTGGGATTTCAGTCGAGCATCAATTACAAGGCTGCCGCGAAAGCCCCAGTGCTTCTGTTCAGTGAAGGCACCAATTCCATAAACGTCGGCTGCTGGGTTAGAACGAGTGAACGTAACCCACAGAAAGTTGCCGAACGATCGCGCACAGAACTCGGCGTCGTCGACCAGCACCACCAGTGGGAAACGGTTGATCACTGCCTCGACAGAAAGAGCGTCGCAGAACTGCTGCGGGATTGGGTCGCTGCCAGGCGATGCGGTTGACCATTTCGGGGCGGTAATCGCGAGTACTCCTGGTAAACAGACGCACGGCGAACTGAAGCCCGGCGGCAAAGTCAGGTCTGACGGCACTTCCGTTGGCAATGAGCGTATTCGCTCACCTGCCGCTGCCACAATCAGTTTGGAACCTTCGTTCAAACCCGTACCCGTGTAGTCGAGTGTGTCGATTGTCGTGCGAGTCTGAAAATGCAGATCACGCGTGAGGTCGATCCGTTCCAGCATGTGGCCGAAGAACGCCGCCACGTCGTTGATGTCCAGGTTGGGGTTATCCTGGTGAGCTGCAATGAATAGATATTTGGCCAGCGACAACTGCCCCTGCCCCAGAATCGCGTTGGCGTTTGTGAGTAGCTCCTGAGGTTGCCGTTTGGTTGCGTAGGGCACGTAGCGTTCGTTGCCGATGGCCAGCAGCAGTGGATGCACGCCGGCTTCGTCCACGGCATGAACGGCCTTCACGCCCGGCAACACAGTGGGGATTGCGGGGCCGGTGAGTTCATGAATCAGCTCACCGAACACGGTGTCTTCCTGAGGCGGTCGACCGACGACAGTAAACGGCCAAATGGCATCGCTGCGGTGGTACACCTTATGAACGTCCACGACGGGAAAGTCGTGAACCAAACTGTAGTAGCCCAGATGATCGCCAAACGGGCCTTCGGGAAGTTCTTCGGCCGCAACTGTTCCCGTGATGCAGAAGTCCGCTTCGGCGCAGATCATGGGAGCGTCTTTCTGCCGAACCATCCGAACGGCGCGACGCGATAATGCGCCGGCAAAAGCGACTTCCGGAATTCCGTCGGGCAGTGGCATCACGGCGGCCAGTGTCATCGATGGCGGGCCTCCGACAAAGATATTCACCTTCAGTCGTTCGCCCTTCTCCAGCGCGGCCGAATGATGAAAGCCGATGCTGCGATGAATTTGATAATGCAGTCCGACCTGGCGGTCCTTTTTGTATTGGTTGCCACCGAGTTGCACTCGATACATACCGAGATTTGAATTCACATACCCGGGTCGATCGGGATGTTCGGTGTAGACCTGCGGCAGAGTGATAAACGCGCCGCCATCGTCGGGCCAGCACTTTAACTGGGGAAGCTTGCTGATCGATGTTTCGTTCTGCATGACCGGCCCGGAACGTCGCAGTGCTGGCCGCATCGACAGCAGAGTTCCAGCAACGCCGGGTGCCTTGAGAGGACTTCGCAGAAGTGTGGTGGGATCCTTTTTTAAGCTGATCAGTGTTTCCACATGCTTCAAGGCGTCACGGAAGATGTAGCGTGCTCGATCCATGGTGCCGAACAGATTGCTGACCATGGGAAACTGGCAGTCCACAACGTTGTCGAACAGTAACGCCGGCCCGCCAGCCGCATAAACACGACGATGAATTTCGGCCGCTTCGAGGTTGGCGTCAACAGGTTCGGCAATGCGAATCAGCTGTCCTGTTTTTTCCAGGTCGGCAACACATTGTTGAAGGTTGGCATAACCCATTCGTATGGCTTCATTCTTGCAGGGCATTTTCGTGGGGCGACGGTGTTTGCGCCACGACTGTAGTCCACGCCGGTCCTGCCAGGCAACGCTGCGGCGGATCGGAATGCTGGAATGCAGCGGTTGGTGGTTTGAGTGTCATTCCTGCAGCTGCGCTGTTCCCAACTGGCGAATTTCAATGGTTCGTCTACACTTCGGACAGCTCGTACCAATGCCTTGGCCAGTCAGGTAGATCTCATGAAACATCTCACCCGTCGATCCGCAGTCAGTTCCGTTATAGCGGGCGTCGCCGCATCGGCTATTCCTTTCGGCTCTTCTGCTTCTGCGGCCGATGAACCGAAGAAAACGGAACCAAAACGTCGAACTCGATTCGCCGTTTCAAG
This DNA window, taken from Fuerstiella marisgermanici, encodes the following:
- a CDS encoding response regulator: MSAKKIVVIEDDREISNTVQTVLKSAGYDVSAATNGNDGRKLIMSSEPDLVLTDMMMPRMGGFPVLEFINDLDKRPKVIMMTANEGSRHKAYAEMLGVVDYLRKPFAMEVLLESVSRALNSD
- a CDS encoding SLC13 family permease, which gives rise to MMNEFTRFCFDGSSLLLAAETAAHNVPAWETVLFGLILVAMIAALALEEKIHAKKSIIVGSFAGLCLILATLMKLLKFGPVELPNGHEIDLPVYIPSIDWGVITIILGASLFVEVTSRSGVFTWMAISLTRKSGGDPWRLLIFYGLLTVLFSAVLNNVTAMIIIGSLTTVSLKKLNRTELLLGFLVTEGLLTNVGGLLTLISSVPNIIVGKTAGISFAKFFFVAAPYVVVATAVTLLMAKWKFGIKALKSEEDKLEARRLVDSFDPTESIPTKRFFWFSVGALVCFIACLAGQSALPFGLDKLEMGFIALFFAGVVLIAYKNEVDKFYSAVDWDLLAFFASLFVVIHVMENARVLDVIGQGIAALLRLPDPVNSAVLLSSSAVASSVTDNIPLAAMLAQILAALETDPASPFWWCVIFGSNLGGNITPIGSASTVVAMTIIHRQQLDLTFFGFVKLATPFAVVQIILATVYVLIAI
- a CDS encoding very short patch repair endonuclease, with the protein product MADVHSQEQRSFNMSRIRGKDTKPEMIVRSLVHRMGFRFRLHRKDLPGKPDLVLPRLQKVIQVHGCFWHMHRCRYGKVVPKTNAEFWQAKRQGNVDRDRRNQRLLKRQGWDQLVIWECWTREPASKVVPRLEKFLRCD
- a CDS encoding CTP synthase, whose amino-acid sequence is MTRHIFVTGGVVSSLGKGLTSASIGMLLERRGLTVRMQKLDPYINVDPGTMSPYQHGEVYVLDDGSETDLDLGHYERFTSSPLNRDSNYTTGQIYQTVIEKERRGEYLGRTVQVVPHITDEIKASIRRLAAPDVDVVITELGGTIGDIEGLPFLEAIRQIPLDIGKEKCLFIHLTLVPYLKAAREAKTKPTQHSVQQLRTIGIQPDILVCRTERPIGREHTDKIALFCNVEKRAVIEEVDKEYSIYEVPMGLVEHKLDELIIEKLGMEAGQLQLDDYRELIHRIRNPRHEVTIAVVGKYIEHRDAYKSIYESLDHAGFQHSTRIIAKRIEAEDLERQGAEALLKGVDGVLIPGGFGMRGVEGKIQAARYARENNVPYFGICLGMQVAVIEFARNVMGLQDANSSEFDGDTQHPVICLLEEQVGMVEKGGTMRLGSQPCVLAEGSNSLQAYGTVEINERHRHRYEFNPQYREQYIHAGMAPVGTSPDGGLVEIVEVTDHPWYVAVQYHPEFKSQPNKPHPLFTGFIGAALHQRQTRPKQLV
- a CDS encoding UbiD family decarboxylase, with product MGYANLQQCVADLEKTGQLIRIAEPVDANLEAAEIHRRVYAAGGPALLFDNVVDCQFPMVSNLFGTMDRARYIFRDALKHVETLISLKKDPTTLLRSPLKAPGVAGTLLSMRPALRRSGPVMQNETSISKLPQLKCWPDDGGAFITLPQVYTEHPDRPGYVNSNLGMYRVQLGGNQYKKDRQVGLHYQIHRSIGFHHSAALEKGERLKVNIFVGGPPSMTLAAVMPLPDGIPEVAFAGALSRRAVRMVRQKDAPMICAEADFCITGTVAAEELPEGPFGDHLGYYSLVHDFPVVDVHKVYHRSDAIWPFTVVGRPPQEDTVFGELIHELTGPAIPTVLPGVKAVHAVDEAGVHPLLLAIGNERYVPYATKRQPQELLTNANAILGQGQLSLAKYLFIAAHQDNPNLDINDVAAFFGHMLERIDLTRDLHFQTRTTIDTLDYTGTGLNEGSKLIVAAAGERIRSLPTEVPSDLTLPPGFSSPCVCLPGVLAITAPKWSTASPGSDPIPQQFCDALSVEAVINRFPLVVLVDDAEFCARSFGNFLWVTFTRSNPAADVYGIGAFTEQKHWGFRGSLVIDARLKSHMAPPLECDPKVTEKVDRLFSKSGALHGLA
- a CDS encoding response regulator transcription factor; amino-acid sequence: MSNEYNTPDEAAPEKTAAAKMRERPQCVYVIDDEIQVLDVIALQLNAAGYNVRTFSRAIEFLEALHELESGVVLSDQRMPELNGLQVQQQLQPFGHKFSLILLSGYPETSVAVTAMKQGAVTVLDKPYNKDQLLASLKDAFAVLNRASSDEQGLPPMLAQGERYLDRLSMRERQVVDLVYEGETNKSIGIRLGISIKTVEKHRGKAMRKMEVSSLAELIRLMDRELRGSSNP
- the larB gene encoding nickel pincer cofactor biosynthesis protein LarB; the encoded protein is MLPDSRQLRDILATFLPDPDALNSAVNAITSATTAEVPGAAVDIDRASRCGFPEVVYGEGKPAELIVEILQRQAAAGQAGFVTRVSPEQAAVVQQAFPNVHYNHVARTLTMKNVSAPGVSDAEPAVAVISAGSCDAAVAQESLETLRWMDVPAVLIEDVGVAGPQRLIKHVPLLQRMSAIVCVAGMEAALPSVVGGYVSCPIIGVPTSVGYGASFGGVTALLSMLTCCASNVVAVNIDGGFRGGYVAGMIATRAASSRDDD